In a genomic window of Streptomyces sp. SJL17-4:
- a CDS encoding sugar ABC transporter permease, whose translation MRRDRGRGPSGADDSASQEPAPGAVPAVDARLLVREEGLKGYVGEFRRKMRSGELGSLPVVLAVIIIWTVFGSLNSTFLSAQNLSDLSQQIVGTGMIAVGIVFVLLLGEIDLSVGSVSGLCAAIFAVLNVLNGMNEWLALLVAIAGGAAVGLIQGFFFAKVGVPAFVVTLAGNLAWNGLMLQVLGTSGTVNIPSESVVSKLYSTIYHSPAAAYVTAAVGVGLFLAASLLDAQRRRAARVPFRPIAEIVLRTVVIAALAFATAYILNQYQGLPLALLIFLILLVLLDFVLRRTTYGRRIFAVGGNIEGARRAGISVPFVRMTVFSIAGTMAAIGGLFLAGQIQSASQTSGGGNLLMNVIAAAVIGGTSLFGGRGTVWSALLGALVIGSIQSGMNIMGVSNAVQFMITGSVLLAAVVVDSLSRRTQKAAGRA comes from the coding sequence ATGAGACGCGACCGAGGCCGCGGCCCCTCCGGCGCCGACGACTCCGCGAGCCAGGAACCGGCACCCGGTGCCGTGCCCGCCGTCGACGCCCGTCTCCTCGTCCGCGAGGAGGGTCTCAAGGGGTACGTGGGCGAGTTCCGGCGCAAGATGCGCAGCGGTGAGCTGGGGTCGCTGCCCGTCGTGCTCGCCGTGATCATCATCTGGACGGTGTTCGGCAGTCTGAACAGCACCTTCCTGTCGGCCCAGAACCTGTCCGACCTCAGTCAGCAGATCGTCGGCACGGGCATGATCGCGGTCGGGATCGTCTTCGTCCTGCTGCTCGGCGAGATCGATCTGTCCGTCGGCTCGGTCAGCGGGCTGTGCGCCGCGATCTTCGCCGTGCTCAACGTCCTGAACGGCATGAACGAGTGGCTCGCGCTGCTCGTCGCCATCGCGGGCGGCGCCGCCGTCGGGCTGATCCAGGGGTTCTTCTTCGCGAAAGTCGGCGTACCGGCGTTCGTGGTGACCCTGGCGGGAAACCTCGCCTGGAACGGGCTCATGCTCCAGGTGCTCGGCACCAGCGGCACGGTCAACATCCCCAGCGAGAGCGTCGTCTCCAAGCTGTACTCGACGATCTACCACAGCCCGGCGGCCGCCTACGTGACGGCGGCGGTCGGGGTCGGACTGTTCCTGGCGGCCTCGCTCCTGGACGCCCAGCGCCGGAGGGCGGCCCGGGTGCCGTTCCGGCCGATCGCCGAGATCGTCCTGCGTACGGTCGTCATCGCCGCGCTCGCCTTCGCCACGGCGTACATCCTCAACCAGTACCAGGGACTGCCGCTCGCGCTCCTGATCTTCCTGATCCTGCTGGTGCTCCTGGACTTCGTGCTCCGGCGCACCACGTACGGCCGCCGGATCTTCGCGGTCGGCGGCAACATCGAGGGCGCGCGCAGGGCGGGCATCAGCGTGCCGTTCGTCCGGATGACGGTCTTCTCGATCGCCGGCACCATGGCGGCGATCGGCGGCCTCTTCCTCGCCGGGCAGATCCAGTCCGCGAGCCAGACCTCCGGCGGCGGCAACCTCCTGATGAACGTGATCGCCGCGGCCGTCATCGGCGGCACGAGCCTCTTCGGCGGCCGCGGCACCGTCTGGTCGGCGCTGCTCGGTGCGCTGGTGATCGGCTCCATCCAGTCGGGCATGAACATCATGGGCGTGAGCAACGCCGTCCAGTTCATGATCACGGGCTCGGTCCTGCTGGCCGCCGTGGTGGTCGACTCCCTGTCCCGCCGCACCCAGAAGGCGGCGGGCAGGGCGTGA
- a CDS encoding BCCT family transporter, producing MSVTADLPGRPDHHHRARTDRIVFGVTAVLTVAFVVWGATATDSLESASSDLLDGLIRNGGWAFMLAASGFVVFALWLAISRYGRITLGQESEGPEFRTVSWIAMMFSAGMGIGLMFYGVSEPLAHYGTPPPGTQPVDSAERMQTAMATTLFHWTLHPWAIYAVVGLAIAYSTFRKRRRQTISAVFVPLIGEKAAYGGPGRVIDILAIFATLFGSAASLGLGALQIGSGFEELGWMEKTGTGLLVAIIGVLTVAFVFSAVSGVEKGIQWLSNINMVLAGVLALFVFIAGPTIIVLDLLPTSIAAYIDDLPQLAGRTEATSGAEIHDWLGSWTVFYWAWWISWTPFVGMFIARISRGRTIRQFVGGVILVPSTVSLVWFAIFGGTAMKLSEQGDLAGETTPEGQLFGVLQEFPITGTMSLLVMVLVGIFFVSGADAASIVMGTLSQRGAFEPTRPVVVFWGVVTGAVAAIMLLIGDGQGDALAGLQNLTILVAAPFVLVMIGMCVALMRDLRRDPLIVRGEVGVEVVELAVIAGHEQYDGDFELRIGPGTQDTDGP from the coding sequence CTGTCGGTGACGGCGGACCTCCCGGGCCGCCCCGACCACCACCATCGCGCCCGTACCGACCGGATCGTGTTCGGTGTCACCGCGGTTCTCACCGTGGCGTTCGTCGTCTGGGGCGCCACGGCCACCGACAGCCTGGAGAGCGCGTCGAGCGACCTCCTCGACGGGCTGATCCGCAACGGCGGCTGGGCGTTCATGCTGGCCGCGTCCGGCTTCGTCGTCTTCGCGCTCTGGCTGGCCATCAGCCGCTACGGCCGGATCACGCTCGGCCAGGAGAGCGAGGGCCCGGAGTTCCGGACGGTGTCATGGATCGCCATGATGTTCAGCGCCGGTATGGGTATCGGCCTGATGTTCTACGGGGTGAGCGAGCCACTCGCCCACTACGGCACCCCGCCGCCCGGCACCCAGCCCGTCGACTCGGCCGAGCGCATGCAGACCGCCATGGCCACCACGCTCTTCCACTGGACCCTCCACCCGTGGGCGATCTACGCGGTCGTGGGACTCGCCATCGCGTACTCCACGTTCCGCAAGCGGCGCCGGCAGACCATCAGCGCCGTGTTCGTCCCGCTGATCGGAGAGAAGGCGGCATACGGCGGGCCCGGCCGGGTCATCGACATCCTGGCCATCTTCGCCACGCTGTTCGGCTCCGCCGCCTCGCTCGGTCTGGGCGCGCTCCAGATCGGCAGCGGTTTCGAGGAGCTGGGCTGGATGGAGAAGACCGGCACCGGGCTGCTCGTCGCCATCATCGGCGTACTGACCGTGGCCTTCGTCTTCTCCGCCGTGTCCGGTGTGGAGAAGGGCATCCAGTGGCTCTCCAACATCAACATGGTGCTCGCCGGGGTGCTCGCCCTGTTCGTGTTCATCGCGGGCCCCACCATCATCGTGCTCGACCTGCTGCCCACCTCGATCGCCGCCTACATCGACGACCTGCCGCAGCTCGCCGGCCGCACGGAGGCCACCAGCGGCGCGGAGATCCATGACTGGCTGGGCAGTTGGACCGTCTTCTACTGGGCCTGGTGGATCTCCTGGACGCCCTTCGTCGGCATGTTCATCGCCCGGATCAGCCGGGGCCGCACCATCCGCCAGTTCGTCGGCGGCGTCATCCTGGTGCCCAGCACCGTCAGCCTCGTGTGGTTCGCCATCTTCGGCGGTACGGCGATGAAGCTCAGCGAACAGGGCGACCTGGCGGGCGAGACGACCCCGGAGGGACAACTCTTCGGCGTGCTCCAGGAGTTCCCGATCACCGGCACGATGAGCCTGCTCGTGATGGTCCTCGTCGGCATCTTCTTCGTGTCGGGCGCGGACGCCGCCTCGATCGTCATGGGCACGCTCTCCCAGCGGGGCGCGTTCGAACCCACCCGCCCCGTGGTGGTGTTCTGGGGCGTGGTGACCGGCGCGGTCGCCGCCATCATGCTCCTCATCGGCGACGGCCAGGGCGACGCCCTCGCGGGCCTGCAGAACCTCACGATCCTGGTGGCGGCACCGTTCGTCCTGGTGATGATCGGCATGTGCGTGGCGCTGATGCGGGACCTCCGCAGGGACCCGCTGATCGTCCGGGGCGAGGTGGGTGTGGAGGTCGTCGAACTCGCCGTGATCGCCGGCCACGAGCAGTACGACGGTGACTTCGAGCTCCGTATCGGCCCCGGCACCCAGGACACCGACGGGCCCTGA
- a CDS encoding GntR family transcriptional regulator: MSTRAREAVLQRIVDRRYAQGARLVEREVAEELGMSRVPVREALRALVTEGLLELLPHSGVRVRRLERADVEHLYEVWEPLTIQASRLAARACAAGDTAGLATLDAALHQAESAAAADEATREVAAHTAFHESMVAMSGNPLLARTMEQLSWQLRLVFGLREEPAHMRAQHAEMYRHIAAGDAEAAAASTLLHVRDSRAVALRSLFGDA; the protein is encoded by the coding sequence CTGAGCACGCGCGCGCGTGAGGCGGTCCTTCAGCGGATCGTGGACCGGCGGTACGCGCAGGGCGCCCGCCTCGTCGAGCGAGAGGTCGCGGAGGAGCTCGGCATGTCGCGCGTACCGGTGCGCGAGGCCCTGCGCGCACTGGTCACCGAGGGCCTCCTGGAGCTGCTCCCGCACAGCGGCGTACGCGTCCGGCGTCTGGAACGCGCCGACGTGGAGCACCTGTACGAGGTGTGGGAGCCGCTCACGATCCAGGCGTCCCGGCTGGCGGCGCGGGCGTGCGCGGCGGGCGACACCGCGGGACTCGCCACCCTCGACGCGGCGCTGCACCAGGCCGAGTCGGCGGCCGCCGCGGACGAGGCGACACGCGAGGTGGCCGCGCACACGGCCTTCCACGAGAGCATGGTGGCCATGTCGGGCAACCCGCTGCTGGCCCGCACGATGGAGCAGCTGAGCTGGCAGCTGCGGCTCGTGTTCGGCCTGCGCGAGGAGCCCGCGCACATGCGGGCCCAGCACGCCGAGATGTACCGGCACATCGCCGCGGGGGACGCGGAGGCGGCCGCGGCGAGCACGCTGCTGCACGTGCGGGACAGCAGGGCGGTCGCCCTTCGGTCCCTCTTCGGCGACGCCTGA
- a CDS encoding amidohydrolase family protein produces MCVEATPPPSSRLTRRGILAGAAALAGTMAAAGQATAAAGDRGAASGRRVPGPTARVGHLVIQGGTLLDPATGEVTENAVVVIEDGTVRAAGRRGSVAVPQGVELLDAHGRWILPGLVDAHIHLSTAAEARDAVRKGATSARSGSTSFYQDIAVRELARHSPALAPRLKAAGVFVTPNLGDTVLADPDLTPLARLKDGVRSAEALRRVVEVNLARGADVIKTRVNERAGLPEQDPLAQVYSRAQLAEIVAAARRRGKGVLCHSYSEQGCHDAVMAGIRSLEHGACVGERTLREMRRRGTYFTPTLTAIAGLAESSDPVLAERGRTYLPVLKRAVLAAHELGVPLAAGTDSSGGVVDPIGGEVELMHSAGLSPLDAIRTATTGAAHLLGLTRTAGRLTRGCAGDALLLSGDPLADLTVLKRPVAVVRAGIVT; encoded by the coding sequence ATGTGCGTCGAAGCCACCCCGCCGCCCTCCAGCAGGCTGACCCGCCGCGGCATCCTCGCCGGAGCGGCCGCCCTCGCCGGCACCATGGCCGCGGCGGGACAGGCGACCGCCGCCGCCGGTGACCGGGGAGCCGCCTCCGGTCGCCGTGTTCCCGGCCCCACCGCGCGCGTGGGACACCTCGTGATCCAGGGCGGCACGCTCCTGGACCCGGCCACCGGCGAGGTCACCGAGAACGCCGTCGTCGTCATCGAGGACGGCACCGTCCGGGCCGCCGGCCGCCGGGGCAGCGTCGCCGTGCCGCAGGGCGTCGAACTGCTCGACGCACACGGCCGCTGGATCCTGCCGGGCCTGGTGGACGCGCACATCCACCTCAGCACCGCCGCCGAGGCGCGCGACGCCGTCCGCAAGGGCGCGACGAGCGCGCGCAGTGGATCGACCTCCTTCTACCAGGACATCGCCGTCCGCGAACTCGCCCGGCACAGCCCCGCGCTCGCGCCGCGGCTGAAGGCCGCCGGCGTGTTCGTCACCCCGAACCTCGGCGACACCGTGCTCGCCGACCCCGATCTGACCCCGCTCGCCCGCCTCAAGGACGGAGTGCGCTCGGCCGAGGCGCTGCGGCGGGTGGTGGAGGTGAACCTCGCCCGGGGCGCGGACGTGATCAAGACCCGGGTCAACGAACGCGCCGGGCTCCCGGAGCAGGACCCGCTCGCCCAGGTCTACTCACGCGCACAGCTCGCCGAGATCGTCGCGGCGGCCCGACGGCGCGGAAAGGGCGTCCTCTGCCACAGCTACAGCGAGCAGGGCTGCCACGACGCCGTCATGGCGGGCATCCGCTCCCTGGAGCACGGCGCGTGCGTCGGCGAGCGGACGCTGCGCGAAATGCGGCGCCGGGGAACGTACTTCACGCCCACCCTCACCGCCATCGCCGGCCTGGCGGAGTCCTCGGACCCGGTCCTCGCCGAGCGCGGACGGACGTACCTCCCGGTCCTGAAGCGAGCGGTGCTCGCCGCACACGAACTCGGAGTACCGCTGGCCGCGGGCACCGACTCGTCCGGCGGAGTGGTGGACCCGATCGGCGGCGAGGTCGAACTGATGCACTCCGCGGGCCTGTCACCCCTCGACGCGATCCGCACGGCGACGACGGGCGCGGCCCACCTCCTGGGCCTCACCCGCACGGCGGGCCGCCTCACCCGCGGCTGCGCGGGCGACGCCCTCCTGCTGTCGGGCGACCCGCTGGCGGACCTGACGGTGCTGAAGCGGCCGGTCGCGGTGGTACGGGCGGGGATCGTGACCTGA
- a CDS encoding amidohydrolase family protein, which produces MQSSSSSPSPSSSSSPGALSRRTMLAGAAALAGATATAAATAGPAQAVPPAAAEAAATGDAGRRARTVVFRDVRPFGAAKARDLVVVDGRVSDRPAPHGAKVVDGGGRIALPSLVDAHIHPDKTTWGGSWVSRRPASAIADYVAQDVELFRSQRRPVVERAYGLMSHAVSRGTRGMRAHADVAPAYGLAGVEGVAEARERLRHALDVQIVAFPQHGVIRTPGTAALLEKAAREGLIDMIGGIDPIGFDDALDEQLDVVFGIADRHGVGVDIHLHDRGEKGMKAMRGIVDRTRALSLAGKVTVSHVFCLPGLTDRELDSIAADLGDQDIALTTVAPSDSLVLPIARLREHGVRVGLGSDGVRDSWSPFGNADMMHRAHILGWVTDVRLDDELAGCYDVAAHGGADVMGLAHADFKAGAPADFVLVRGECLPQVVVDMPRRDLVVHGGVVVARDGEFLA; this is translated from the coding sequence ATGCAGTCGTCCTCGTCCTCACCCTCGCCTTCGTCGTCGTCCTCCCCCGGCGCGCTGTCCCGTCGCACGATGCTGGCGGGAGCCGCGGCTCTCGCAGGCGCGACGGCCACCGCGGCCGCCACGGCCGGGCCCGCGCAGGCGGTGCCCCCGGCCGCCGCCGAAGCAGCGGCGACCGGTGACGCGGGGCGTCGGGCCAGGACGGTCGTCTTCCGTGACGTGCGCCCGTTCGGCGCGGCGAAGGCCAGGGACCTGGTGGTCGTCGACGGCCGTGTCTCGGACCGTCCGGCGCCGCACGGCGCGAAGGTCGTCGACGGAGGCGGCCGGATCGCGCTGCCGTCGCTCGTGGATGCGCACATCCACCCCGACAAGACGACCTGGGGCGGCTCGTGGGTGTCGAGGCGTCCGGCGAGCGCGATCGCCGACTACGTGGCGCAGGACGTGGAACTGTTCCGCAGCCAGCGGCGCCCGGTGGTCGAGCGGGCGTACGGGCTGATGTCGCACGCCGTGTCCCGGGGCACGCGCGGCATGCGCGCCCACGCCGACGTGGCACCTGCATACGGTCTGGCCGGGGTGGAGGGCGTGGCGGAGGCGCGAGAGCGGTTGCGCCACGCCCTCGACGTCCAGATCGTGGCCTTTCCGCAGCACGGGGTGATCCGGACGCCGGGGACGGCCGCGCTCCTCGAGAAGGCGGCGCGCGAGGGTCTCATCGACATGATCGGCGGCATCGACCCGATCGGCTTCGACGACGCCCTCGACGAACAGCTGGACGTCGTGTTCGGCATCGCGGACCGCCATGGCGTGGGCGTGGACATCCACCTGCACGATCGCGGGGAGAAGGGCATGAAGGCGATGCGCGGCATCGTGGACCGCACGCGGGCGCTGTCGCTCGCGGGGAAGGTCACGGTCAGCCACGTGTTCTGCCTGCCGGGCCTGACGGACCGTGAACTTGATTCGATCGCCGCCGACTTGGGAGATCAGGACATCGCTCTGACCACGGTCGCGCCGTCCGACTCGCTGGTCCTGCCGATCGCGCGCCTGCGGGAGCACGGGGTGCGGGTCGGCCTCGGGTCGGACGGTGTGCGTGACTCGTGGAGCCCGTTCGGGAACGCCGACATGATGCACCGGGCGCACATCCTCGGCTGGGTGACGGATGTACGCCTGGACGACGAGCTGGCGGGCTGTTACGACGTAGCGGCACACGGCGGCGCGGACGTCATGGGGCTGGCGCACGCGGACTTCAAGGCCGGCGCCCCCGCCGACTTCGTCCTGGTCCGGGGTGAGTGCCTGCCGCAGGTGGTCGTGGACATGCCTCGCCGCGACCTGGTGGTGCACGGCGGTGTCGTGGTGGCCCGGGACGGCGAGTTCCTGGCCTGA
- a CDS encoding VOC family protein → MAVTFNHTIIAAKDRHESARFFRELLELPEAPSWGPFVNVQLADGVLIQFAEPPVDIQMQHYAFLVDDELFERAYGRLCEQGVEHWADPQMKRPGETNSEHGGRGVYFKDPGGHAFELITRPYL, encoded by the coding sequence ATGGCAGTCACGTTCAACCACACCATCATCGCCGCCAAGGACCGCCACGAGTCGGCGCGGTTCTTCCGGGAGTTGCTGGAACTCCCCGAAGCGCCGTCCTGGGGCCCCTTCGTCAACGTCCAGCTCGCCGACGGCGTGCTCATCCAGTTCGCCGAGCCCCCGGTGGACATCCAGATGCAGCACTACGCCTTCCTCGTCGACGACGAGCTCTTCGAGCGGGCGTACGGGCGGCTCTGCGAGCAGGGCGTCGAGCACTGGGCCGACCCCCAGATGAAGCGGCCCGGCGAGACGAACAGCGAACACGGTGGCCGCGGGGTCTACTTCAAGGACCCCGGCGGTCACGCGTTCGAGCTGATCACCCGGCCGTACCTGTAG
- a CDS encoding pectate lyase, whose product MRRPVALRLHAALATLALAAATGVVLSMPQASAATGGATGYATQNGGTTGGAGGQTVRATTGTAIHAALCGRASSSTPITIEVEGTINHANTTKVSGTSCNTADGVIELKQISNVTLVGVGAGAVFDQLGIHIRESSNIIIQNVTVRNVKKSGSPISNGGDAIGMESDVRNVWVDHTTLEASGGESEGYDGLFDMKDNTQYVTLSYSILRNSGRGGLVGSSETELSNSFITYHHNLYENIDSRAPLLRGGTAHMYNNHYLRINESGINSRAGARAKVDNNYFEDSKDVLGTFYTDAAGYWQVGGNIFDNVTWSARSAENNPAGPDPQSNTTVAIPYAHTLDSAACVPDVVGRTAGAGKGLLVSNGSCSPQTPSPTPTPTPTSSSPTPTPTPTTPTPTPTNPGGTNLSIGAGSDGSSKADGTSYGNVRDGDLGTYWSPAGSTGSVSIKWGSATTVSAITIREAAGSAGAIGSWRVLNGDTGAVLTSGSGAGVIAVPRTALKKITFEIVGSTGTPRVAEFETYAG is encoded by the coding sequence ATGAGACGACCAGTCGCACTTCGGCTCCACGCGGCACTGGCCACCCTGGCCCTCGCGGCCGCGACCGGCGTGGTGTTGTCGATGCCCCAGGCATCGGCGGCCACCGGTGGCGCCACCGGATACGCGACCCAGAACGGCGGGACCACCGGCGGCGCCGGCGGTCAGACCGTGCGGGCCACCACGGGGACCGCGATCCACGCGGCCCTGTGCGGGCGTGCCAGCAGCAGCACCCCGATCACCATCGAGGTCGAGGGGACGATCAACCACGCCAACACCACCAAGGTGTCCGGCACCAGTTGCAACACCGCGGACGGCGTGATCGAGCTCAAGCAGATCAGCAACGTCACCCTCGTCGGGGTCGGTGCCGGCGCCGTCTTCGACCAACTCGGCATCCACATCCGCGAGTCCAGCAACATCATCATCCAGAACGTGACCGTCCGGAACGTCAAGAAGTCGGGCTCGCCGATCTCCAACGGCGGCGACGCCATCGGCATGGAGAGCGACGTCCGCAACGTCTGGGTCGACCACACCACCCTGGAGGCGTCGGGCGGCGAGTCGGAGGGCTACGACGGGCTCTTCGACATGAAGGACAACACGCAGTACGTGACCCTGTCGTACAGCATCCTGCGCAACTCCGGGCGGGGTGGCCTCGTCGGCTCCAGCGAGACCGAGCTGTCGAACAGCTTCATCACGTACCACCACAACCTCTACGAGAACATCGACTCTCGCGCTCCCCTGCTGCGCGGCGGCACCGCCCACATGTACAACAACCACTACCTGCGGATCAACGAGTCCGGCATCAACTCCCGCGCAGGGGCCCGCGCCAAGGTCGACAACAACTACTTCGAGGACTCCAAGGACGTCCTGGGCACCTTCTACACCGACGCGGCCGGGTACTGGCAGGTCGGCGGCAACATCTTCGACAACGTGACCTGGTCCGCGCGCAGCGCCGAGAACAACCCGGCGGGACCGGACCCGCAGTCCAACACCACCGTCGCCATCCCGTACGCCCACACCCTGGACTCCGCCGCCTGCGTGCCGGACGTCGTCGGCCGAACGGCCGGTGCCGGCAAGGGGCTTCTCGTGTCGAACGGCAGCTGCTCGCCGCAGACCCCCAGCCCGACACCCACGCCGACGCCGACGTCCTCGTCGCCCACTCCGACCCCGACCCCGACCACTCCCACCCCCACGCCCACCAACCCCGGTGGGACCAACCTCAGCATCGGGGCCGGCTCCGACGGTTCGAGCAAGGCCGACGGCACGAGCTACGGCAACGTGCGGGACGGCGACCTCGGCACGTACTGGTCGCCGGCCGGATCGACCGGCTCGGTGTCCATCAAGTGGGGCTCCGCCACCACCGTGTCCGCGATCACCATCCGTGAGGCGGCCGGTTCCGCCGGTGCCATCGGCTCCTGGCGCGTCCTCAACGGCGACACCGGGGCCGTCCTCACCTCGGGCAGCGGGGCCGGGGTCATCGCCGTTCCCCGCACCGCACTCAAGAAGATCACCTTCGAGATCGTCGGCTCGACCGGCACCCCCCGCGTCGCCGAGTTCGAGACCTACGCCGGGTAG
- a CDS encoding FAD-dependent monooxygenase produces MPESNDTGKASPRALDAAVTVIGAGPVGLALDLPRRGVPVRLVERDEKRFQGSRAKGVPSRTLEVLDDLGLAEAARAAGGAYPSMGLHVGPFTKAWQMHATAPDGIGTPCPDVLLLPQYATTALLHDAVERLGVRDDFGARAVEIAQDEEACTVRLEDGRVRGSRYAVGADGGSSTVRKAAGIAFEGTTDETDRMMLVDATVDGLSHDHWHIWPRRAAGPGPGLRSPRTRTGTDADADADAVGRRTEPLPTRRRSRTRRRGGCRSSRRSRR; encoded by the coding sequence ATGCCGGAATCGAACGACACAGGGAAGGCGTCGCCGAGAGCGCTCGACGCCGCCGTCACCGTCATCGGCGCCGGGCCCGTGGGCCTCGCGCTCGACCTGCCCCGCCGAGGGGTCCCGGTACGCCTGGTCGAGCGCGACGAGAAGCGCTTCCAGGGCTCACGGGCCAAGGGCGTCCCGTCTCGCACCCTGGAGGTCCTCGACGATCTGGGCCTGGCCGAGGCCGCCCGGGCGGCAGGCGGCGCCTACCCGTCGATGGGCCTCCACGTCGGCCCCTTCACCAAGGCCTGGCAGATGCACGCCACCGCCCCGGACGGCATCGGCACCCCCTGCCCCGACGTCCTCCTGCTCCCGCAGTACGCCACCACCGCGCTCCTCCACGACGCCGTCGAACGCCTCGGCGTGCGCGACGACTTCGGGGCCCGCGCCGTGGAGATCGCCCAGGACGAAGAGGCGTGCACGGTACGCCTGGAGGACGGCCGAGTACGCGGAAGCCGGTACGCGGTCGGGGCCGACGGCGGTTCCAGCACCGTCCGCAAGGCCGCCGGGATCGCCTTCGAGGGCACCACCGACGAGACCGACCGGATGATGCTCGTCGACGCCACCGTCGACGGGCTGTCCCACGACCACTGGCACATCTGGCCCCGACGTGCGGCCGGTCCGGGCCCGGGGCTGCGATCGCCCCGAACCCGGACCGGTACCGACGCCGACGCTGACGCCGACGCGGTCGGTCGGCGCACCGAGCCGCTCCCTACCCGGCGTAGGTCTCGAACTCGGCGACGCGGGGGGTGCCGGTCGAGCCGACGATCTCGAAGGTGA
- the argC gene encoding N-acetyl-gamma-glutamyl-phosphate reductase: MTLRVAVAGASGYAGGEILRLIASHPGLDIGVLAAHSSAGLTLGQVQPQVTSLADRVLTETSAEALGGHDVVFLALPHGQSGALAAKLGGDTLVVDCGADFRLRDPVEWKRFYGSEHAGTWPYGLPEMPGARDDLKGATRIAVPGCYPTAVTLALYPAHAARLVEPEVVVVAAGGTSGAGRVAEPRLLGSEVMGSMTPYGVGGGHRHTPELTQNLSLVAGEPVTVSFTPTLAPMPRGILATCSARLRPHVAAEGGLGEVREVFEAAYATEPFVRLLPQGQWPSTASVLGSNTVHVQVALDPAARRLVCVSAIDNLTKGTAGGAVQSMNVALGLPEGLGLPMNGVAP, from the coding sequence ATGACCTTACGGGTCGCGGTGGCCGGAGCCAGTGGCTATGCCGGTGGGGAGATCCTCCGCCTGATCGCCTCACATCCCGGTCTCGACATCGGCGTCCTCGCCGCGCACAGCAGCGCCGGCCTCACACTCGGCCAGGTGCAGCCCCAGGTGACCTCGCTCGCCGACCGGGTGCTGACGGAGACGTCGGCGGAGGCGCTCGGCGGACACGACGTCGTGTTCCTCGCCCTGCCGCACGGGCAGTCGGGCGCCCTCGCCGCGAAGTTGGGGGGTGACACCCTGGTCGTCGACTGCGGGGCGGACTTCCGGCTGCGCGACCCGGTCGAGTGGAAACGTTTCTACGGCTCCGAGCACGCGGGCACCTGGCCGTACGGGCTCCCCGAGATGCCCGGCGCCCGGGACGACCTGAAGGGGGCCACCCGGATCGCCGTCCCGGGGTGCTACCCGACCGCCGTCACCCTCGCGCTCTACCCCGCGCACGCCGCCCGCCTCGTGGAACCCGAGGTCGTCGTCGTCGCGGCCGGCGGGACCTCGGGGGCGGGCCGGGTGGCCGAGCCCCGTCTGCTCGGCTCCGAGGTGATGGGGTCGATGACCCCGTACGGCGTCGGCGGCGGTCACCGGCACACCCCCGAGCTCACCCAGAACCTCTCCCTCGTGGCGGGCGAGCCGGTGACCGTGTCCTTCACCCCCACCCTCGCCCCGATGCCCCGCGGGATCCTCGCCACCTGCTCCGCCCGGCTGCGCCCGCACGTGGCCGCCGAGGGCGGTCTCGGCGAGGTCCGTGAGGTCTTCGAGGCCGCGTACGCGACCGAACCGTTCGTCCGGCTGCTACCGCAGGGCCAGTGGCCGTCCACGGCCTCGGTGCTCGGATCCAACACGGTGCACGTGCAGGTGGCCCTCGACCCGGCCGCCCGCCGACTCGTCTGCGTGAGCGCGATCGACAACCTGACGAAGGGCACCGCCGGTGGCGCGGTGCAGAGCATGAACGTCGCCCTCGGCCTGCCCGAAGGGCTCGGCCTGCCCATGAATGGAGTGGCTCCGTGA